A single window of Lynx canadensis isolate LIC74 chromosome C2, mLynCan4.pri.v2, whole genome shotgun sequence DNA harbors:
- the THRB gene encoding thyroid hormone receptor beta isoform X2, which produces MTPNSMTGYIPSYLDKDELCVVCGDKATGYHYRCITCEGCKGFFRRTIQKNLHPSYSCKYEGKCVIDKVTRNQCQECRFKKCIYVGMATDLVLDDSKRLAKRKLIEENREKRRREELQKSIGHKPEPTDEEWELIKTVTEAHVATNAQGSHWKQKRKFLPEDIGQAPIVNAPEGGKVDLEAFSHFTKIITPAITRVVDFAKKLPMFCELPCEDQIILLKGCCMEIMSLRAAVRYDPESETLTLNGEMAVTRGQLKNGGLGVVSDAIFDLGMSLSSFNLDDTEVALLQAVLLMSSDRPGLACVERIEKYQDSFLLAFEHYINYRKHHVTHFWPKLLMKVTDLRMIGACHASRFLHMKVECPTELFPPLFLEVFED; this is translated from the exons GGTACATCCCCAGTTACTTAGACAAGGACGAGCTATGTGTAGTGTGTGGTGACAAAGCCACGGGGTATCACTACCGCTGCATCACGTGTGAAGGCTGCAAG gGTTTCTTTAGAAGAACCATTCAGAAAAATCTCCATCCATCCTATTCCTGtaaatatgaaggaaaatgtGTCATAGACAAAGTTACGCGAAATCAGTGCCAGGAATGTcgctttaaaaaatgcatctatGTTGGCATGGCAACAGATT tGGTACTGGATGACAGCAAGAGGCTGGCGAAGAGGAAACTGATTGAGGAGAACCGGGAGAAGAGACGACGGGAAGAGCTGCAGAAATCCATCGGGCACAAGCCAGAGCCCACAGACGAGGAGTGGGAGCTCATCAAAACTGTCACGGAAGCCCACGTGGCCACCAATGCCCAAGGCAGCCACTGGAAGCAGAAACGGAAATTCCTG CCAGAAGATATTGGACAAGCACCAATAGTAAATGCCCCAGAAGGTGGAAAGGTTGACTTGGAAGCCTTCAGCCATTTTACAAAAATCATCACACCAGCAATTACCAGAGTGGTGGATTTTGCCAAAAAGTTGCCTATGTTTTGTGAG CTGCCATGTGAAGACCAGATAATCCTCCTCAAAGGCTGCTGCATGGAGATCATGTCCCTTCGCGCTGCTGTGCGCTATGACCCAGAAAGTGAGACTTTAACCTTGAATGGGGAAATGGCAGTGACGCGGGGCCAGCTGAAGAATGGGGGTCTTGGGGTGGTGTCGGACGCCATCTTTGACCTGGGCATGTCACTGTCTTCTTTCAACCTGGATGACACAGAAGTAGCTCTCCTTCAGGCTGTCCTCCTGATGTCTTCAG ACCGCCCAGGGCTCGCCTGtgttgaaagaatagaaaaataccaAGATAGTTTCCTGCTGGCCTTTGAACACTATATCAATTACCGAAAACATCATGTGACACACTTTTGGCCAAAGCTCCTGATGAAGGTGACAGACCTGAGGATGATTGGAGCCTGCCATGCCAGCCGCTTCCTGCACATGAAGGTGGAATGCCCCACGGAACTCTTTCCCCCATTGTTCTTGGAAGTGTTCGAGGATTAG